The following coding sequences are from one Leptospira mayottensis 200901116 window:
- a CDS encoding SelL-related redox protein, with the protein MKFLPESFEIREAVGIHLRSKTILPCLPPCLSLLVFLRHSGCIFSREAIADLKKIFETCLSFPPILFFFPGNLGDCERFFEGVWKDACVVSDPETEFYQDLELKTANIIQLASPEVLIGTARAALKGHFYGIPGSNTLQMPGVFLVVRDRIVWEHRYRHIGDHPDWKNLPGVTLLPGPEFNPGVLPA; encoded by the coding sequence ATGAAGTTTCTTCCGGAAAGTTTCGAAATAAGAGAAGCGGTCGGAATTCATCTAAGGAGTAAGACAATTCTTCCCTGTTTACCCCCTTGTCTCAGTCTTTTGGTATTTTTAAGACATTCGGGATGTATCTTCAGCCGGGAGGCGATTGCCGATCTTAAGAAAATTTTCGAAACCTGTCTTTCTTTTCCACCAATCCTGTTTTTTTTTCCGGGAAATCTAGGAGATTGTGAAAGATTCTTTGAAGGAGTTTGGAAAGACGCTTGTGTCGTTTCCGATCCCGAAACGGAATTCTATCAAGACTTGGAGCTAAAAACCGCCAACATAATTCAACTTGCGAGTCCCGAAGTATTGATTGGAACTGCAAGAGCCGCACTCAAGGGACATTTTTATGGAATTCCGGGAAGCAACACATTGCAGATGCCCGGAGTGTTTCTTGTGGTTCGAGATCGTATCGTATGGGAACATAGATATAGACATATCGGAGATCATCCCGATTGGAAAAATCTTCCAGGGGTGACACTTTTACCGGGACCGGAATTCAATCCTGGTGTATTACCCGCCTAG
- a CDS encoding TerC family protein produces the protein MELLTLDKVVAILTLTLMEIVLGIDNIVFLSIVSGKLPKNRQNQARNLGLTLALGFRIGLLFAVSWIASLTVPLVTIADFVISGRDLIMLGGGLFLIAKSTSEIHGKVEGIEEEKPKKEKISFWGVILQLILLDIIFSVDSIVTAVGLSGQFQVMVAAVILSMIVMLVFSGTVSDFINEHPTMKVLALSFLIMIGAMLFADGLHFHIPKGYVYFSMAFSLGVELINMRIRKANAKRQ, from the coding sequence ATGGAACTACTCACACTCGATAAAGTTGTCGCAATTCTGACCCTTACCCTGATGGAAATCGTTCTTGGAATCGACAATATTGTTTTTCTTTCGATCGTTTCCGGTAAACTTCCCAAAAATAGACAAAATCAAGCAAGAAATCTCGGTCTCACCTTGGCTCTGGGATTTAGAATCGGCTTGTTATTCGCAGTCAGTTGGATCGCATCCTTGACAGTGCCTCTTGTCACAATCGCCGATTTCGTAATCTCAGGCAGGGACTTGATTATGCTAGGAGGAGGTCTGTTTTTAATCGCAAAGAGTACGAGTGAAATCCACGGCAAAGTGGAAGGAATCGAAGAGGAAAAGCCCAAAAAGGAAAAAATTTCTTTCTGGGGGGTAATCCTTCAATTGATTCTTCTCGATATCATTTTTTCCGTAGATTCGATCGTGACCGCGGTCGGGCTCTCAGGTCAGTTTCAAGTGATGGTAGCAGCGGTAATTCTTTCGATGATTGTTATGCTCGTTTTTTCCGGAACGGTCAGCGATTTCATCAACGAACATCCTACGATGAAAGTTTTGGCGCTTTCGTTTCTGATCATGATCGGAGCGATGTTATTTGCAGACGGGCTTCACTTTCACATACCGAAAGGATACGTGTATTTTTCCATGGCCTTTTCACTTGGTGTGGAATTGATTAATATGAGAATTCGCAAGGCAAATGCTAAGAGACAATGA
- a CDS encoding acyl-CoA--6-aminopenicillanic acid acyltransferase has translation MCDTFVATPSFTGNGSMIFGKNSDREPNEAQALLRVLPHLREAETFCTYIQVPGVKQTQEIILSKPFQMWGAEMGANASGVVIGNEAVFTKIPFEKKNQGLTGMDLLRLALERSKDAETARETILQLLERFGQDACGGYMNSSFYYHNSFLIADFRNAFVLETAGKFWAWKRIEGFYSISNGLTLEDDYDAIHPKAIEFASKKDWVKKGETFSFRKAFSDSFFTFFSKCRTRMEKTRTMGAFKKGNLDVHAATEILRTEGEPLQMADFYPSSSDMGSVCLHATGPITPNGTTASLVAELKPNLSKNRFWFTGTSIPSISFYLPAGFSGISFLEKSFEQPGSKLDTSLWWTHEKFYRKIQRFYPDAKRLVQPRIAALEKEWFRELKKLEKNPTPSKGLDSLSERAVKMALQEYRFWDENLLIELSKNRPKKTFAPFYNLQWSYWNRKAGIIVS, from the coding sequence ATGTGTGATACATTTGTCGCCACGCCATCTTTTACCGGAAATGGTTCGATGATCTTTGGAAAGAATTCGGACAGGGAGCCTAACGAGGCCCAGGCTCTATTGAGAGTTCTACCGCACTTACGGGAAGCCGAAACTTTCTGTACTTATATACAAGTTCCCGGAGTAAAACAAACTCAGGAAATCATTCTTTCCAAACCTTTTCAGATGTGGGGAGCGGAGATGGGAGCGAACGCTTCCGGAGTCGTGATCGGAAACGAAGCGGTCTTTACAAAAATCCCTTTTGAAAAAAAGAACCAAGGACTCACTGGAATGGACCTATTGCGTCTCGCTTTGGAAAGAAGTAAAGACGCCGAGACTGCGAGAGAAACGATTCTTCAACTTTTAGAACGATTCGGTCAGGATGCTTGCGGCGGTTATATGAATTCTTCTTTTTACTACCATAACAGTTTTTTGATCGCAGATTTTCGAAATGCGTTCGTATTGGAAACCGCCGGAAAGTTCTGGGCTTGGAAAAGGATCGAAGGTTTTTATTCGATTTCCAACGGACTGACTTTGGAAGACGATTACGACGCGATTCATCCGAAAGCGATCGAATTCGCTTCCAAAAAGGATTGGGTGAAAAAAGGAGAAACATTCTCTTTTCGCAAAGCGTTCTCGGATTCTTTTTTTACTTTTTTCAGCAAGTGTAGAACGAGAATGGAAAAAACCAGAACGATGGGGGCATTCAAAAAAGGGAATTTAGACGTACATGCCGCGACGGAGATTCTCAGAACGGAAGGAGAACCGTTGCAAATGGCGGACTTTTATCCTTCTTCCTCGGATATGGGCTCGGTTTGTCTTCATGCCACTGGTCCGATTACACCTAACGGTACTACCGCTTCTTTAGTCGCCGAGTTGAAACCGAATCTTTCTAAAAACCGTTTTTGGTTTACCGGAACTTCGATTCCTTCCATTTCTTTTTATTTGCCAGCTGGTTTTTCAGGAATAAGTTTTTTAGAAAAGAGTTTTGAACAACCCGGTTCTAAATTGGATACTTCACTTTGGTGGACCCACGAAAAGTTCTACAGAAAGATCCAGCGATTTTATCCCGATGCGAAAAGACTCGTGCAACCTCGGATTGCCGCTTTGGAAAAAGAATGGTTCCGGGAATTGAAAAAGTTGGAAAAGAATCCAACCCCTTCGAAAGGTTTGGATTCTTTGAGTGAAAGAGCCGTTAAAATGGCTCTTCAAGAATATAGGTTTTGGGATGAGAATTTGTTAATCGAACTGAGTAAAAATCGGCCTAAAAAAACATTCGCGCCTTTCTATAATCTACAGTGGTCTTACTGGAATCGAAAAGCGGGCATCATTGTCTCTTAG
- a CDS encoding efflux RND transporter permease subunit, whose protein sequence is MDSLIGLLYRRHITTFMLFIAVGIFGLISIPRLPISLMPPSSSPAITILTRYPGISPSKIEEIITKPIEEQISGVGGIEDILSSSEEGESRINVIFKPGTKVSYRSLEVRSKIDLIRGNFPREVEEPAILRYDPTNKPIFIVKLESEKYKLKELREFGENKYKKKFERIDGVSEIHVGGGFQREINIDIDKGKLLQTGVGLEEVLSKIRTANVDVPAGNLLIGDNYINIRVIGKLIQIKEIGKIPITIGKSEQIVYLSDISNVKDGFREKEDIARDAGKEVVSVYIQKAGDANSLALCEELRKELSSIRIEGIQQSINYDQSQTIKTAIAKVADSAISGGIIAVVVLFLFLRNFYATILVSVSIPLSIISTFGLMYFFNVGINVISLCGLALGVGMLVDCSVVVIDRIFFVHHENGFVEDGILKASSGLSKELFASVLTSIAVFFPIFFSSRELRDLYGGLAITVSASLVTSLIVSLTFLPTLAKFILTKESRFQTLVPPQYVLTYISKMKSYIETEMYHKILSWLKILRRHQTKLNPKSPDQHELLRFDLTKSLRFLLKHYKKTALYSTAIIVVCFCLSYFLKQEYIDPTDSNEISASLEVETGTHLDATDLITKNVERVIENNPNVEKVSSKVEKWHSDLMIKLKPVSSREGKSANDVITELKKETDELKNAFVFYTESGAGEGSKEIDIEIIGDEAETIKELAKESAKEVGGIPGIQQVALRFKEGKDQITFSIDKVKASQSGLLPNQIANFMKTAYTGSIPTKFYDKDKEIDIRVRFSEEDREGPESVFGVAIPSSLSKTPLIELSSIKKEKAESRIYRKNKRRTYGLTAKLGDIDTGSAVIKIEAALKKISFPENYHYEMTGNYKKLKESKTEMIHLIILAFIIIVCILSSLFESFLLPFLIILTIPFSAAGVILTLFVFRMSLNISVYIGFVMLAGITVNNSILIVETFLEKLKSNRYYEIDELLTEGIRERIRPILITTITTVLGLLPSVLDSGEGSQLWRPLAVTVVAGLSISTALTILLFPAFFKIAVPYLLEDHKSIPLQNKIKKRSKKI, encoded by the coding sequence ATGGATTCTTTAATCGGTCTATTATATAGAAGACATATAACAACGTTTATGTTGTTTATAGCGGTCGGGATTTTTGGATTGATTTCCATTCCAAGACTGCCTATTTCGTTAATGCCTCCGTCCAGTTCGCCGGCTATCACCATACTGACTCGATATCCCGGAATTTCACCCAGTAAAATCGAAGAAATCATAACGAAGCCGATAGAAGAACAGATTTCCGGCGTAGGCGGAATCGAAGATATACTATCCTCTTCCGAAGAAGGGGAATCGAGAATCAACGTCATATTCAAACCCGGCACTAAAGTCTCGTATCGTTCCCTTGAAGTACGTTCTAAGATCGATCTCATACGAGGTAATTTTCCCAGAGAAGTGGAAGAGCCCGCCATTCTCAGATACGATCCGACTAACAAACCGATCTTCATTGTAAAACTCGAATCCGAAAAATACAAATTGAAAGAATTGAGAGAATTCGGTGAGAACAAATATAAAAAGAAGTTCGAAAGAATCGACGGAGTAAGTGAAATTCACGTCGGAGGTGGATTTCAAAGAGAGATAAACATAGATATAGACAAAGGTAAGTTATTACAGACCGGAGTCGGGTTGGAAGAAGTCTTATCCAAGATCAGAACTGCAAACGTAGACGTTCCTGCCGGAAATTTACTGATCGGAGACAACTATATCAATATACGAGTGATCGGTAAGCTGATTCAAATTAAAGAGATCGGAAAAATACCGATTACAATCGGCAAATCGGAACAAATTGTTTACTTATCAGATATATCGAATGTGAAGGATGGATTCAGAGAAAAGGAAGACATAGCAAGAGACGCAGGTAAAGAAGTCGTATCCGTTTATATCCAAAAAGCTGGCGATGCAAATTCACTAGCGTTATGTGAAGAACTCCGAAAGGAACTTTCCTCGATTCGTATAGAAGGGATTCAACAAAGTATCAACTATGATCAATCTCAGACGATCAAAACGGCCATCGCAAAAGTTGCGGATTCCGCTATCTCGGGAGGCATAATCGCAGTCGTCGTATTGTTTCTTTTTTTAAGGAACTTCTACGCTACAATTCTCGTATCCGTATCAATTCCACTTTCGATTATTTCAACGTTCGGACTGATGTATTTTTTCAACGTAGGAATTAACGTTATCTCCCTTTGTGGTTTAGCTTTGGGCGTAGGAATGCTTGTAGATTGTTCGGTAGTGGTTATCGACCGTATCTTTTTTGTACACCACGAAAACGGATTCGTAGAAGATGGAATTTTAAAAGCCTCTTCCGGATTATCGAAGGAATTGTTCGCGTCCGTTTTAACTAGCATTGCCGTTTTTTTTCCGATCTTTTTCAGTTCCCGGGAGCTACGAGATCTCTACGGAGGCCTGGCAATTACCGTTTCAGCGTCATTGGTTACCTCTTTAATCGTATCCCTGACTTTTCTGCCTACTCTTGCCAAATTTATTTTAACGAAAGAGAGCCGATTTCAAACCCTCGTTCCACCACAGTACGTTCTTACATATATTTCGAAAATGAAATCTTATATTGAAACCGAAATGTATCATAAGATTCTATCTTGGCTTAAAATTTTGCGGCGTCATCAAACGAAATTAAATCCCAAATCGCCGGATCAACATGAGCTTCTCCGATTTGATTTAACAAAATCTTTACGGTTTCTACTCAAACATTATAAAAAAACTGCGCTTTACTCCACAGCGATCATCGTAGTCTGTTTTTGTCTTTCTTATTTTTTAAAACAGGAATACATTGATCCAACCGATTCCAACGAAATCAGCGCTTCGTTGGAAGTAGAAACGGGAACCCACCTTGATGCGACTGATTTGATCACAAAGAATGTGGAAAGGGTAATCGAAAATAATCCAAACGTGGAAAAAGTATCCTCCAAAGTTGAAAAATGGCATTCGGATCTGATGATAAAGTTAAAACCCGTTTCTTCCCGGGAAGGTAAATCAGCCAATGACGTTATAACCGAACTAAAAAAGGAAACAGACGAGCTAAAGAACGCATTTGTATTTTATACCGAATCCGGTGCCGGAGAAGGGTCAAAAGAAATCGATATTGAAATTATAGGAGACGAAGCTGAAACGATCAAAGAATTAGCCAAAGAATCTGCAAAAGAAGTAGGAGGGATACCCGGAATTCAGCAAGTTGCCCTTCGTTTTAAAGAAGGAAAAGATCAAATCACGTTTTCTATCGATAAAGTGAAAGCCTCACAATCCGGATTGCTACCCAATCAAATCGCAAACTTTATGAAAACTGCATATACTGGCTCTATTCCCACTAAATTTTACGATAAAGATAAGGAGATCGACATTCGAGTCCGATTTTCCGAGGAAGACAGAGAAGGTCCTGAGTCGGTTTTTGGAGTCGCAATTCCCTCTTCTCTCTCGAAAACGCCCTTGATTGAACTTAGTTCGATCAAAAAGGAAAAAGCAGAATCCAGGATTTATAGAAAAAATAAACGAAGAACTTATGGACTCACCGCTAAGTTAGGCGATATTGATACCGGTTCGGCCGTTATCAAAATTGAAGCCGCTTTAAAAAAAATTTCTTTTCCGGAAAATTATCATTACGAAATGACCGGAAATTACAAAAAACTGAAAGAGAGTAAAACCGAGATGATCCATTTAATCATTTTGGCCTTTATCATAATCGTTTGTATTTTATCATCTTTATTCGAGTCCTTTTTACTTCCGTTTCTAATCATACTTACCATTCCATTCTCGGCAGCGGGAGTAATTTTAACTTTATTTGTGTTTCGTATGTCCTTAAATATATCCGTATATATCGGTTTCGTTATGTTGGCCGGAATTACCGTGAACAATTCGATATTAATTGTGGAGACTTTTTTAGAAAAATTGAAATCAAATCGATATTACGAAATTGACGAATTATTAACCGAAGGAATCCGAGAGCGAATTCGTCCAATCCTGATCACAACCATAACCACGGTCCTGGGACTACTTCCGTCCGTCTTGGATTCGGGAGAAGGAAGCCAACTGTGGAGACCCCTTGCTGTGACGGTAGTCGCAGGATTGTCCATCTCGACGGCTCTTACAATACTCTTATTTCCCGCATTTTTTAAAATTGCGGTTCCTTATCTTCTGGAAGATCATAAAAGTATTCCGCTACAAAATAAAATCAAAAAACGTTCTAAAAAAATATGA
- a CDS encoding efflux RND transporter permease subunit, producing the protein MIEFFLRRKVTTLVVFFLLVLFGYVGLTKLKMELLPDVSFPSLTIVTVYSNVAPTEIESLVTKPIEEILSSVGGVDRILSESIEGISIVTVRFRWGTEIDQALIQVREKLDLVKGSLPQDVKKSIVIRFDPNSAPIMQIAVKTNGIDLKDVRLFLRKNVIPYFERVDGVAAISLSGGFERQIQVNVDKGRLEAHNIRIQDLVNQIDSSNFGFPAGNVREGDKEILVRTDGLFPSVTSIEDTVVGVTKAGVPIYLGTVGDVKDTFKERTSISGLMDEECISMVLKKESGKNTVSVASDLRDLIKELNEKFGDKIHFQIISDQSILIEDSIASVAWAGILAVIICYCVLSFFLGNIREPIVVISAVPISVMATFLMMFGFGLTINTMSLGGLAIGVGMVVDSATVVLESIASKKKTVSDPIQASIEGTKEVFGSILGSTITSVVVFLPILFVEGIAAEIFGEFALTISFSLISSLFTSATLVPVLTQYDFFSKGVGTFPKAIEIRREKILSTIRNSFASMAVFFIRRKIFAVYVGLGSVLVAGLFFIVIPKEMLTEIDQGEFYIDIVSPEGSNLNYTKKVVDMITKKLTQDKTVETAFSRIGYEEKDIILNPKGDFGLNRASIFVKLSDKNKAEKFLIGFSKELSEIEKNYRSKIGTRMAGSVLGGIFGSGGGGISVEISGQDLNLIRKIASEVENELVSTNKTISVSSSAREETPQLKVELDREKMAYFGLSVEDIATTLKTSIKGDIATRFRENDFEYDVLVRFRSVDRLGFDSLREIPIRLPSGKNIFLDAIAEVSQTKTLRKIMRLEGKRIAIVSAVPKESAEIIEQKISEIITRFEKDKDISVLPGEIAKETNKSFEALAWAGIFALILVYMTLASQFENLILPLVVMVSIVMVGSGSLMFLISSGNSLNIVSGMGMVMLSGLVVNNAIILIEFFTLADKGKNVEEAVYATIYRRIDTILNTTLTTVLGLLPAALAIGGESPQEPMALAVLGGLTASTIFTVVIIPAAYFSIVKQK; encoded by the coding sequence GTGATTGAATTTTTCTTAAGAAGAAAGGTAACGACATTAGTCGTATTCTTCTTACTCGTCCTGTTCGGATACGTAGGGCTGACAAAATTAAAGATGGAACTCCTTCCTGATGTAAGTTTTCCGTCTCTCACGATCGTAACGGTTTATAGCAACGTGGCTCCGACGGAAATCGAATCCTTAGTGACCAAACCCATTGAGGAAATCCTTTCCTCCGTGGGAGGCGTCGACAGAATTTTATCCGAATCAATCGAGGGAATATCTATCGTAACGGTAAGATTTCGATGGGGAACCGAAATCGACCAAGCATTGATTCAAGTCAGGGAAAAACTGGACTTGGTCAAAGGTTCACTGCCTCAGGACGTAAAAAAATCCATCGTAATTCGTTTCGATCCGAATAGCGCGCCTATCATGCAGATTGCAGTCAAAACAAACGGTATCGATTTGAAAGACGTTCGACTATTTTTACGTAAAAACGTAATTCCATATTTCGAGCGCGTGGACGGTGTAGCAGCCATCTCATTATCCGGAGGATTTGAAAGACAAATTCAGGTTAACGTAGATAAAGGAAGATTAGAAGCTCATAATATACGAATTCAAGATTTGGTCAATCAAATCGATTCCAGCAATTTCGGATTTCCCGCCGGTAACGTAAGGGAAGGAGATAAAGAAATATTAGTTCGGACCGACGGACTTTTCCCTTCGGTCACCTCCATTGAGGATACGGTAGTTGGGGTTACAAAGGCCGGAGTTCCCATTTATCTCGGGACCGTAGGCGATGTAAAAGATACTTTCAAAGAAAGAACCAGCATCAGTGGTTTAATGGACGAGGAATGTATTTCTATGGTTCTGAAAAAGGAATCCGGAAAAAATACGGTATCGGTCGCGTCCGACTTGAGGGATTTAATCAAGGAACTGAACGAAAAATTCGGGGACAAGATTCATTTTCAAATCATATCGGATCAATCGATATTGATCGAAGACTCCATCGCTTCCGTTGCCTGGGCGGGAATCCTTGCGGTGATCATTTGTTATTGTGTATTGAGCTTTTTCTTAGGAAATATCAGGGAACCGATCGTCGTCATCAGCGCGGTGCCCATTTCGGTCATGGCAACTTTTTTGATGATGTTCGGGTTCGGTCTTACGATCAATACGATGTCGTTAGGCGGATTAGCTATCGGAGTTGGAATGGTTGTCGATTCCGCAACAGTCGTTTTAGAATCAATAGCTTCTAAAAAGAAAACGGTCTCGGATCCAATTCAAGCAAGTATCGAAGGAACAAAAGAGGTATTCGGATCCATTCTGGGATCAACGATCACAAGCGTTGTTGTATTCCTGCCAATCCTATTCGTTGAAGGTATCGCCGCCGAAATTTTCGGGGAGTTCGCATTAACAATTTCATTTTCGCTCATCTCCTCACTTTTTACCTCGGCAACGCTTGTGCCCGTTTTAACACAATACGATTTCTTTTCGAAAGGAGTGGGAACGTTTCCGAAAGCAATCGAAATTCGCAGAGAAAAAATCCTCTCCACAATCAGGAACTCTTTCGCGTCTATGGCAGTTTTTTTCATCCGAAGGAAAATTTTCGCCGTATACGTAGGGTTAGGTTCCGTACTTGTAGCAGGTTTGTTTTTCATCGTGATTCCGAAAGAAATGCTGACCGAGATTGATCAGGGAGAATTCTACATCGATATCGTTTCACCAGAAGGATCCAATCTAAATTATACAAAAAAAGTCGTAGATATGATCACAAAAAAGCTCACTCAAGATAAAACGGTTGAAACCGCATTTTCAAGAATCGGATACGAGGAAAAGGATATCATATTAAATCCAAAAGGGGATTTCGGTCTGAATCGAGCTTCAATCTTTGTCAAACTCTCTGATAAAAACAAAGCCGAGAAGTTTTTAATAGGATTCTCTAAGGAACTATCGGAGATAGAAAAAAATTATCGTTCTAAAATTGGAACTCGAATGGCCGGTAGTGTGTTAGGCGGTATTTTCGGTTCCGGCGGTGGAGGAATCTCCGTGGAAATTTCGGGACAAGATTTAAATCTCATCCGTAAAATCGCAAGCGAAGTCGAAAACGAATTGGTCTCAACGAACAAAACGATTTCCGTTTCCTCGTCGGCTCGGGAAGAAACTCCCCAATTAAAAGTGGAATTGGACCGAGAAAAGATGGCTTACTTCGGCTTAAGCGTGGAGGATATAGCGACCACACTAAAAACGTCCATCAAAGGAGATATCGCCACAAGATTTAGAGAAAACGATTTCGAATACGATGTATTAGTTCGATTTCGATCGGTGGATAGACTTGGATTCGATTCACTACGCGAAATTCCGATTCGTTTACCAAGCGGAAAAAACATTTTCTTAGACGCGATAGCGGAAGTGTCACAAACAAAAACCTTACGTAAAATAATGCGGTTAGAGGGAAAGAGAATCGCGATCGTATCCGCTGTTCCTAAGGAATCGGCGGAAATCATAGAACAAAAGATTTCGGAGATCATTACACGTTTTGAAAAAGATAAGGACATCTCCGTTCTTCCAGGCGAAATTGCAAAAGAAACGAACAAATCCTTCGAAGCCTTGGCCTGGGCCGGTATTTTCGCATTAATTTTGGTCTACATGACCTTAGCGTCTCAGTTTGAAAATTTAATTTTACCGTTAGTTGTAATGGTATCAATCGTGATGGTGGGATCCGGTTCCCTGATGTTTTTAATATCCTCGGGCAATTCATTGAATATAGTTTCAGGAATGGGAATGGTCATGTTAAGCGGGCTAGTAGTTAATAATGCGATCATTCTAATAGAGTTTTTCACCTTGGCCGATAAGGGGAAAAATGTTGAAGAAGCAGTATATGCTACGATCTATCGGAGAATCGACACTATCCTTAATACCACTCTGACTACGGTTTTAGGACTTTTGCCGGCAGCGCTTGCAATCGGCGGAGAATCTCCTCAAGAACCGATGGCCTTAGCGGTGTTAGGCGGCTTAACGGCTTCCACCATTTTTACTGTAGTTATCATACCGGCGGCTTATTTTTCGATCGTAAAACAGAAATAG